In the Breoghania sp. genome, GCGGACGTATTCTGATCGTCGATGATGATCCGGTGCAGCGCCGGTTGCTGGAAGAGGCGGTGCGCCGCTTCGGATATGCATCGCGGGTGGTGGAAAACGGCGTTCAGGCGCTGGAGGTGATGCTTGCGTCCGAAGGCAGCGACATCGATCTGGTCATTCTCGATCTGGTGATGCCGGAGCTTGACGGTTTCGCGACGCTTGAAAAGCTGCGCGCGGAGGGCAACGCCACGCCGGTGATCGTGCAGACCGCGCAGGCGGGCATCGATACGGTGGTCGGCGCGATGCGCGCGGGCGCTCAGGATTTCGTGGTCAAGCCGATCAGCCCGGAGCGGCTGGAGGTCTCGATCCGCAACGTGCTGAAGGTCTCCGCCCTTGAGGGAGAGATCGTGCGCTTCCGCAAGCTTGCAGGCGGCACGCTGACCTTCAAGGACATCATCACCCGGTCCTCTTCCATGGAGCGCGTGATCCGGCTCGGCGAACGGGCCGCCGCCTCCAATATCCCGATCCTGATCGAAGGCGAATCCGGTGTTGGCAAGGAATTGATCGCGCGCGCCATTCAGGGCCAGAGCGACCGGGCCGCCAAACCCTTTGTCACGGTCAATTGCGGGGCGATCCCGGAAAATCTCGTGGAATCGATCCTGTTCGGCCACGAGAAGGGCGCGTTCACCGGCGCCGTCGACAAACATGTCGGCAAGTTCCAGGAAGCCCATGGCGGCACGCTCTTCCTCGATGAGGTGGGCGAGTTGCCGAGCGAAGTGCAGGTCAAGCTCCTGCGCGCGCTCCAGGAAGGCGAGATCGATCCGGTCGGCGCACGCCGTCCGCAGAAGATCGATTTCCGTCTGATCTCCGCCACCAATCGGCGGCTGATGGATCTGGTCAAGGAAGGCCGTTTCCGCGAGGACCTCTATTATCGGCTCAACGTGTTTCCCATCTGGATCCCGCCCTTGCGTGACCGGTTGGAGGATATTCCGGAGCTGACGCGGCATTTCCTTGCCCGCTTCGCGGCAGAAGAACACAAGCCCAAGATTTCCACCGTCGCGCCGGACACGGTACAGCTTCTCCAGACCTATGACTGGCCGGGCAATATCCGGCAGCTGGAAAACGCGGTTTTCCGTGCCGTTGTGCTGTGCGACGACACCTGCCTGAGGCCCGACGATTTTCCGCAGGTCCAGGCCCAGTGCGCCGGGCGCAGCGCAAGTTCGACGCGCGGCGTCGGCATGAGCGCGAGCCTCCTGGGCACGCCGGAAAAGATCGAGCCGCCGCTTATCGCGGGCGAGGCCGTGACACCGCAGCCGGTGCCCGGATATGGGGCGCGGGGCGACTGGGTCGGGCATGTCGAATATCATTCGGGGGCGCAAACGGCCCCTCAGCCGGCGGCGCTTTCCGGCCAGGCGGGCGCGCCTTCGGGCGGCTTTGCCGGTTTCGTCGAAGGCGCGGCGCCTTTCGGGTTCTTGAGGGCGCTCGATCAGAACGGCCATGTCCAGACGCTGGAAAGCGTGGAGCGCGACATGATCGTCACCGCCATCGATCACTATGGCGGGCGGATGGCGGAAGTGGCCCGGCGTCTGGGGATCGGCCGTTCCACGCTTTACCGGAAATTGAAGGACTACGGTCTGGAGGCCTCCAACGGCCAGGACGCCGCACAATAGGCGTCCGCGACCGGGCTTGCGTGCTGTCGGCGTGGGGGAATGGGGCGTCTGTCATTGCGGACGACTTGCCTTTGATGCAGACAATACAGGCCCCGACGCAGGGGAACTCAAGACCTGTGTCAAAATGCGCAGCCATTCTTGCCGCAAAATCGCCCGCTTGCCATGTTGACTCGGTGCCCGTACCGAGGGCAGGGCCGAGTTTTAGGCAATCCGAGACTGAGTTTCCCGGTTCCCATGGCTGTCCTGCCCCAGGATTTTCCACGTCGGCGAAGCGGACATGCGCCAATCCGCGTGGTTGTTGTTTCCTTTCGAAATACGGTAAAAACTCGTTAACCGAGTCTGTCGTATTTTAAGGACACTCGGGGGTATCAGGGGTGCCGGGTAACAAGGGTTGGCGACATGCCGTCGCGACCTCGCGGCAGAATGCGAGAAACACATTGAGCGAGTATCTGCTCCGCTTCCCGCTGAGTGCCACGACACGCGCCTTTTTTGTCGGCGTGTTCGTGACCCTCGTCTCCCTGACCGGGCTGTCTTCGGCGGCCACGGCCGAGACGCGCTCGCTGAAGCTCTACAACAATCACACCGGTGAACGCGCCACCATCGCGTTCAAGCGCAACGGGCGCTACATCCAGTCGGGTCTGCGCGATCTGAACCAGTTCCTGCGCGACTGGCGGCGCAATGAAGCCACCAAGATGGACCCGGAACTGTTTGACCTCATCTGGCAGGTCTATCGCGAATCCGGCTCCAGCGATTACATTCACGTCGTCTCCGGCTATCGCTCCCCGGCAACCAACAACATGTTGCGGTCCCGCTCGCGCGGTGTTGCCAAGAAAAGCCAGCACATGCGCGGCAAGGCGATGGATTTCTTCATTCCCGGCGCCAATCTGGCCAAGCTGCGCGCCATCGGGCTGCGTCAGCAGGTTGGCGGCGTCGGCTATTATCCGACCTCCGGGTCCCCCTTCGTCCATATGGATACGGGCAGTGTGCGCCACTGGCCGCGCATGACGCGCCAGCAGCTTGCGCGCGTCTTCCCCAATGGGCGCACCATCCACATTCCCAGCGACGGCAAGCCGATGCCCGGCTACAAGCAGGCACTGGCCGAATTGCAGTCGCGCGACAGCCGCACACGTCCGGTCGCGGTTGCCTCCAATACGCGCGATACGGTTCGCAACAGCGTGCGTCCCTCTCCGCTCAACACGCGCGGCCAGGTTCTCACGGCTGCCGACAGCAATCCGGCCATCCGGCAGCCGGCCACCGCGGCCAATGCAGGGGGAGGGTCCCTTCTTGCATCGCTCTTCGGCCGCAATACGCCGACGCCACCTGCAAATGTCGGCTCGCAGCCGGCCGAACCCGCGACGCCGAGCGTTGCGTCCACTGCCGGGTCGGGGGCGGTTCTTCCCGGTGTGCGCACTGCCGACGTGACCCCGCCGTCCAAGCCGGGTGAGCTGGCCCAGCCCGCTGCCATCGCGCAAGAAGAGCCCATCGCTTCCCCCGCCGCTCCCATCGTCGTAGCCGCCTTGCCGCTGGCCAAGCCGCAGCGCGTGAGCCGGCCGGTCGACGCCATCGATGCCATCGATGCGATCACCGCGGCTGGAAAACCGGGACGTGGGGGGGATGCCGTCAATCCGACGCTGGTCGCCTATGCGCCGGGATCAGAACCGGTTCCGGCCCTGCGTCCGCGCTCTTCCGCGCTTTCCAATTCTCAGCTTTCGAACGGTTCGGGCGTTCCGGGCGCCGAGCGGGGCGCGCGCCGCGCAACTGCGTCCGCTTCCGGGATCGGCGATCTGGTCGCCTCCGACGATCTTCGCAAGGAAGCCCGCGCGGCGCTGGCCAGCGCCTCCGCCAATCATGGCGCGGAGATAGCCGAGCGTGTTGAACGGACACTCGCCAAAGCGCGCGACAAGGCGCGGTCGCCTGTCCTGTCGGGCCGCATTCCGGCAAGCGCGCGCGATCCTTTCGCTCGCTTCGCGTCACTGCCGCGTCCCAACGAGGCGCGCATGATTTCCGGCGAGCACAGCACCCGCACCAGCGCCTTCGCGGATCTGCACCATCCCGATCAACGCCAGCTGTCGGGGCTTCTCGACCGCCCGGCCCGGCTCTTCAACGCAGGCTTTGAGCGCCGCATCTATGGCTCCCTCAGGACCGACCGTTTCGATGGTCCCGCTGTGGTGACGCTGTCGCTTGTCTCGATCAACTAGGGTCGTGGCCGTTAAGAGCAGGCCTGGAATGGCCAGCAAGCGGCGTCTGACGGCTGCGTCTTTGCAAATCCCTGAAAACAGGGGCGGCTTGCCCCAAAGCCGACGTACCGCATCCGACCCGCTCGGCCAGGGCGCTCCTGTCTCGTTCATGGGGCGGTAACTCTGGTTTGAATATGCGTATTTGGGGGTGTGGATGGCCCGTCCGCGCCCTACATGTTCTTTCACCGTGACGGCATTCACGATCGGGAACAGGGCACCAGCATCCATGGTTGATGACGAGACAAGGCGCGACCGCGAGGCAAACCGGCTTTCCGCGCGGGTGGGTCGCTATGCACGGGTGGGGACGCAGATGGGCGGGTTCGCCGCCAGGGTCGCAGGCGCGCGGCTGGTGGGCGGCGGGCGCGATCACGATCGCAATGCCGCGGAGCTGACGGCGTTGCTCGGCGGGCTCAAGGGCCCGCTCATGAAGGTTGCACAGCTCCTCTCCACCATCCCCGATGCCATTCCGGCCGAATATGCGAGCGAGCTTGCGACGCTGCAATCGGCGGCCCCGCCCATGGGCCGCGCCTTCGTGAAGCGGCGCATGATGGCAGAGCTCGGGCGCGACTGGCGAAACCGCTTCGAAGAATTCAACGACACGCCTTCGGCGGCAGCCTCGCTCGGTCAGGTGCATGAAGCGGTGGGGGCGGGCGGGCGCAAGCTTGCCGTGAAGCTGCAATATCCGGACATGGCTTCCGCCGTGGAGGCGGATCTTGCTCAACTCGGCATGATCCTGTCGATCCACCGCCGCATGAAGCCCGCCATCGACACCAGCGAGATCGCGGAAGAATTGGGCGAGCGGGTGCGTGAGGAGCTGGATTATGTTCGCGAGGCGCGTCACATGGCGGCCTATCGCGAGATCTTTGCCGACGATCCCTCAATCCGCGTGCCGGAGGTGGTGGAGGCGCTTTCCACGGGCCGCCTTCTCACCATGAGCTGGCTGGAGGGGCGCCCGCTTCTGGGCTATCGCGACCATCCGCTTGAGGCGCGCAACACCATTGCGCGCACCATGTTCAAGGCATGGTGGCATCCCTTCTCCCATGTGGGGCTCATTCACGGCGATCCGCATCTGGGCAACTACACGGTGTTTGAGGAAGAGGGAGCGCCTGCGGGGATCAACCTGCTCGACTATGGCTGCATCCGCATTTTCCCAGGGCGATTCGTGGCGGGTGTCGTCGATCTTTATCGCGGTCTTCTTGAGGGTGATGAAGCGTGGGTCGTCCAGGCCTATGAGACATGGGGCTTCAAGGGGCTGACGCGGGAGCTGATCGATGCGCTCAATATCTGGGCCCGGTTCATCTACGGGCCGCTTCTGGATGACCGCACCCGCGCCATCGCGGACGGGGTCAGTCCGGCGGAATATGGCCGGCGGGAGGCGTTTCGTGTGCATCAGGCGTTGCGCGAACACGGGCCGGTCAAGGTGCCGCGGGAATTCGTGTTCATGGACCGTGCGGCGATCGGCCTCGGTGGTGTCTTCTTGCACCTGAGGGCGGAATTGAACTTCTATCGGCTCTTCAACGAGCAGATTGAGGCGTTCGACCAAGGCGAGGTGGAGCGGCGGCAGGAGGCTCTGTTGACCGGCGTCGGCCTGCAACCTGCCTGACAGGGGGCGGGGCTGGCACCAAAGAACAATTCCAGTTGACCCTACGAAGGGCTTGCGCTTCATTTCGTCGCAGTGTCTATGGTTCACTTTCACTGGTGAGCGGACGGCCGATCAGGCATTCGCGAAGGGAGCGACAATGAGTGAAAACAATCCTTCGGCGATGGATTACGCCGAACACGAGAAAACCTATGCCGGTTTCATCGCCTTTTCGAAGATTGGTGCGATCACCACGATCAACGTGGTTTTGTGTCTATTGATCTTCGGACTTGGCAGCGGCTATTCCATTCTCGCTGGCTGGGTTGCATTATTGGCGACTATCGTCGCAGCCGTCGTCGGCCTTGCTCTGGGGCAAAAGGGCTGGATTCCCTCGGCATATGCCTTCGGGCTTGCCGGGCTGCTTGCGATCCTCACCGTCGCCTGAGGCCGGTTCGGAGCGCAGCGGCGGCAGATTAATTCGGACTGGGGCTGGGTTATCCCCGCTTCATCCACAAACCGAGTGGCCCGGACACCCTTGAACGGTTACGGGCCGCTTGCAT is a window encoding:
- a CDS encoding sigma-54 dependent transcriptional regulator; this encodes MSGRILIVDDDPVQRRLLEEAVRRFGYASRVVENGVQALEVMLASEGSDIDLVILDLVMPELDGFATLEKLRAEGNATPVIVQTAQAGIDTVVGAMRAGAQDFVVKPISPERLEVSIRNVLKVSALEGEIVRFRKLAGGTLTFKDIITRSSSMERVIRLGERAAASNIPILIEGESGVGKELIARAIQGQSDRAAKPFVTVNCGAIPENLVESILFGHEKGAFTGAVDKHVGKFQEAHGGTLFLDEVGELPSEVQVKLLRALQEGEIDPVGARRPQKIDFRLISATNRRLMDLVKEGRFREDLYYRLNVFPIWIPPLRDRLEDIPELTRHFLARFAAEEHKPKISTVAPDTVQLLQTYDWPGNIRQLENAVFRAVVLCDDTCLRPDDFPQVQAQCAGRSASSTRGVGMSASLLGTPEKIEPPLIAGEAVTPQPVPGYGARGDWVGHVEYHSGAQTAPQPAALSGQAGAPSGGFAGFVEGAAPFGFLRALDQNGHVQTLESVERDMIVTAIDHYGGRMAEVARRLGIGRSTLYRKLKDYGLEASNGQDAAQ
- a CDS encoding DUF882 domain-containing protein; the encoded protein is MSEYLLRFPLSATTRAFFVGVFVTLVSLTGLSSAATAETRSLKLYNNHTGERATIAFKRNGRYIQSGLRDLNQFLRDWRRNEATKMDPELFDLIWQVYRESGSSDYIHVVSGYRSPATNNMLRSRSRGVAKKSQHMRGKAMDFFIPGANLAKLRAIGLRQQVGGVGYYPTSGSPFVHMDTGSVRHWPRMTRQQLARVFPNGRTIHIPSDGKPMPGYKQALAELQSRDSRTRPVAVASNTRDTVRNSVRPSPLNTRGQVLTAADSNPAIRQPATAANAGGGSLLASLFGRNTPTPPANVGSQPAEPATPSVASTAGSGAVLPGVRTADVTPPSKPGELAQPAAIAQEEPIASPAAPIVVAALPLAKPQRVSRPVDAIDAIDAITAAGKPGRGGDAVNPTLVAYAPGSEPVPALRPRSSALSNSQLSNGSGVPGAERGARRATASASGIGDLVASDDLRKEARAALASASANHGAEIAERVERTLAKARDKARSPVLSGRIPASARDPFARFASLPRPNEARMISGEHSTRTSAFADLHHPDQRQLSGLLDRPARLFNAGFERRIYGSLRTDRFDGPAVVTLSLVSIN
- a CDS encoding AarF/ABC1/UbiB kinase family protein; translated protein: MVDDETRRDREANRLSARVGRYARVGTQMGGFAARVAGARLVGGGRDHDRNAAELTALLGGLKGPLMKVAQLLSTIPDAIPAEYASELATLQSAAPPMGRAFVKRRMMAELGRDWRNRFEEFNDTPSAAASLGQVHEAVGAGGRKLAVKLQYPDMASAVEADLAQLGMILSIHRRMKPAIDTSEIAEELGERVREELDYVREARHMAAYREIFADDPSIRVPEVVEALSTGRLLTMSWLEGRPLLGYRDHPLEARNTIARTMFKAWWHPFSHVGLIHGDPHLGNYTVFEEEGAPAGINLLDYGCIRIFPGRFVAGVVDLYRGLLEGDEAWVVQAYETWGFKGLTRELIDALNIWARFIYGPLLDDRTRAIADGVSPAEYGRREAFRVHQALREHGPVKVPREFVFMDRAAIGLGGVFLHLRAELNFYRLFNEQIEAFDQGEVERRQEALLTGVGLQPA
- a CDS encoding aa3-type cytochrome c oxidase subunit IV — protein: MSENNPSAMDYAEHEKTYAGFIAFSKIGAITTINVVLCLLIFGLGSGYSILAGWVALLATIVAAVVGLALGQKGWIPSAYAFGLAGLLAILTVA